The following nucleotide sequence is from Drosophila simulans strain w501 chromosome 3L, Prin_Dsim_3.1, whole genome shotgun sequence.
GCTTGTTGAACCAAAACTACGCGTATAAGTTGAGACTCTAGCTCTAAGTCGAGTTGTATTTTGTAGGATTTCATTGCTATCGCGGTATACGAACCTGTAGCACCTAtgatatttcatttttgacGCAAGTTTTAAGTTAGGTTCCGATTTTTTGAAAGCTTTAAATGTGCCCTACAATTAATGAGAATGTAGCTATAAATAGAGTATTACGATAACGGTATGAACGTCAGGCATTAAATGGATGTGAGCCCCGGCTGCTCTGCAGTAGATTTTATAAGCCAAGGCTTCAGATTTCATTTATTAGTCACAGaagaaattattttccacCCAAACATAATAATTATGCATATAGAGCACACAATCCGTACATATAACCATGCAGTTTGGTGCTCACATCTATGCTTCATCTATGtataaacaaaaaggaaaccataaactatataaatgtattatgTAGCAATAAATGTCCTCCATGTGCTAAACTTACTGCAAatatgattattataattttaactATAACTCTAACTGTATTTGTAATTCTAACTGTAATTGTATATTTGTTGAACTAATTAATTCTAAACGCGTAAtggaataatttttaattcaatttttaaatgacGTTGTAGTCATAGCACTTAagcgaacaaacaaacaaaacacgcaaaaattttgttgccactttATGGAAATTTTTCCCTTCACCCCAACTAAATAAGAGTTGAAACtgccatttaaatatttgtagacACATGAAAAATCACCGAATGGAAGATGTTTGCCAACTGTTGAGCATTTGTTTTCTGCGCATTTAATTGAGTCctcaatttaaattggcaCTAGTAATACGTGAAATTATGTCCAAGCCAGATTTGTGTAGCATTTAAGCTGATGGAAATGCATATTAATTATAGCAATTATCGATAGTCGGTGTAACATAGCGAATGCCCAGCGGCAAGCGAACAATTATAAGtgtataaaacaaataaaaacatgcAGAACATCATTGAAGCATTCAATGGCAAACACAaacggaaaatgcaaaaataaaactttattttattgttaaagaCTGAAATATgaagtgtttttaatttgactGGGAAAATGTTTATGCAATTGCTGGTGTTGACCAAAGCAACCTTTTCGCGGTTTTTCAATTACTTAAGTTATTTGCGTAGCACAACGCCTGATGAGAATTAAGTATCCCCAAGGCttgatttaagtttttttttatttaaattcgttcatatttaaaaaggaaattaagagcttttacttttttcactaagacataaaactaaacttaacgttttgtaatttaatttctatttattatttatttgtggaAATACTATAATTTCATTCTAGCTGTAAGATGAACAAGTCTTAAATAGCATTCTGATAGAAAGGCGTTTCCTTACTCTGGATCATTTCTAATATCGCTTTTGCTGTTTGATTTTTTATCGAAGCTATTTGttaaaaaagtaattgaaacattttgaatgtataaatattgtaGAACCAAACATGAAAAACATTGAACTAGAACGCAGTGGTTTCCAGTGTTAATGCATTATTCGTCGACTGAATATCCTGCGCACATCAGCGTGTAGAGCCCTACGCCTGCATATCGGGCACCGATGGGATCTGCGGATGGCAGTTCTGATGCAGCTATTCCCGAATAGGTGTCCACATCGGAGAGAGACCACGCGATGTCTGCCATTGGAAGACCAGGGTGAGAGGCAAATCGGGCACTTAATGTCCTCTTGCATACTGTCCATCCTACGGCTGAGTCCGTCTAGTCCCTCGCGCAGCTCAAACACATTCTCACTCATGTTCATCGCATTAAGATGCTCTACCGAAATCTGACCGGATATTTTCAGCTGCAACTGCTCTAGGATGCGTGTACGCTCGGAATTGAACCACTTCATGTTGTTGTTAAGGACCTCCATTCTGCGGACACGTTCTTCTATGGTGGCTTCAGAATCCAGCAACTGCTGCGCCCTTAGGAAAAGATGTTCGGTGACTTGCATGAAGATCATCTTTCCCACAAGAGACTTAATCTCGTTCAGGGACTCCGAGCTGTTCGACGACATTGTGTATTGTGATGGCAAAAATCTTTCTTGCAAGCTAGATTACTAAGTTGTTACTTTTAAAACTTTGTCAGGAtgatataaaaacttttagtCAAGCGGTTGAATTCATAGAATGTGTGATAACAaagttgtttttaaatttgaagtGTATTTCCAAACATATAATTTTGGATAACTTTTCAAGCAACCCTTACAAGTTTCTGCTGATGTATATTTCCGACAATATTAAGCCAAGGCTTCAGGTTTCAACAGCCAGCacatttttcgaaataaaGTTACCCATTCACCTCTAAGAGTTCTCGAAAAATCCCGATTCTTCTCACCTCTATTTTGTTGGTATAAAACTTTTCCCATTAGAAGCAACTACACATGTAAGCGGGCAGACAAACCATGGCCACAAAAGCAGCTCGAATTCAATCATAACTTGCCAACACCCGCTGGCCAAGTTGCACGACTTTTTCTACACCTCCCACCACCAAACACTTGAAACACATGGCCGTAAGCCTTGAAATTTACGAGTCGCAACGAGAAATCCACGCCCATATAATTTTGATTACACTTGTTTTCTAAATACTCTCCCATAGAAACCGCAAAAAGGCAtgaaaaacattgaaaaaagaaaaactaacagacaaaaacaaaagcattcGAAACACATGTGTACGGTGAAAAggccaaaataaaatctaaaCTAAAGACTGTACTTTCTGGGGGGATGCTGATGtcacacagcaaaaaaataatacaagcTTGAAATGAAAAGATACATTGTActtttaataatttgaaataataaaagtaagtaccctaaataaaatcaatagatttataataaaaattttggaTTAAACAAGCTATAGATTTAAATACtaatatttccatttgattttgaacCACTTTATcctgtattattttttttaaatatttaattctaATTCCACGTAAGCAAACTGTGATCGGGTTCTATTTTTTCCTGCAAACTAGAATTGGACAACATTTTTTCCGTCGTGGACTATATATAGACGCTAAGCTCCttggcaacaaattgcagTTAAAATTTGGGAAAGTAGTTGGGGGAAATCACTCTGGCCGCCCACGCAGAGGGACATGTATTAAAGGATATGAAGGATATGGCAATGTTGTACGAAACACGTGTGCGATTTAACAACTACAACAGCCACACAGAAAACTTTTTTAGCAACACGGCGAAAAAGAACAGAAAACTGCACACGAAAATGGAATCCAATGTTCGGCGGTGAGTTTTGTTGCGTTTTTATGCGACCACcataaaaaagttattaatgTGTGGGTTTCGCGAATGTGAGTATGTGTGTTAGCGTTAGCTGCTTGGGGGCGGGAAAAGCCGAATGGAGGGAATAGGAAAAGCTGGCTGCACACGGCCACAAAATGGCGCGGGCGTGTGCAGGCGTTAATGTGGCAAAAAATGTTTCTGAACCAGGACGAATCTTTTGCTCGCCGACTCGAATACACTCGATTCTgtgataaaatattaaattttaatgaacttATTCTCAGAATAGAAAAAGAATAATGAGGGCTTGCTATATTACTTAAACTATCTTTACATCTTAAAATACCGATGAAAAACTTTGTCGTATTGAATAAATAAGAACAGCAAAAATTGTTTAggcatatttttgtttatttattattttcgcaATGAGTAGTGTATCTGCTCTCCGTTATTTGTTTCAAGTTCCAGTTCATCcgagttttattatttgcagtGCAGTTGTTACCGCAAAATGCGGGCGTGAAAATCATAAAGCAAAACATATGAGTAGATGTGAAGTTACTAAAAAAGGaaccataaaaaaaagaacttgAGGCCGTGGAAATGGTTTAACAAAATAATCGTCACTGCTAGGAATTTCGGAATGCGATATACAACATTTATGCGGCCGCGCGTTTACAACATTTGTTTGAAACCAAGGAATAATTAGAGATTATCATCTTTCACAGAAGTCGAATTAATCAAGTCGCCTGTAATTTCAACACACATCATTTTGAATTCGATTCCAGCAGTTTCACAATCATCATGGTGAACAAACCCAAGGAATATCTGCAAAAGAATTACCacgcttttatttaaatggttaaGAATGAAGTATTAAACAAGTATATAACAGGGAATCGATCTGTGCATAAGAATGCTATATTTATGCTCAATTATTGGTGGCAAAGTCAGTTGCACCAAATCGACACAGCTTTTAAAAAGACCAAACAGAAGTTacacttaattaattgccaaatTCGTTGCGACACAACTGAGGACGAAAAAAATTGGCCTGAACGGAAGCCGCTTTGTGAACGCCTGGGGGagtttgcaatttaattgcaattttcaattagGCAACTGCACAAATGGACCCACGAAGAATACGCTGGAGGGCGGAGTATAGTTTACTTAATTAATGTTTTGCTGGCGAGAGCTTAAGGCGATTCCCCAACGTTGGGCGACACAAAAACGAGacccgaaaagtatgcaatggaATTGGTTCGACAGGAAATTGATTCAATGGGATTAACATAATTAACTAATACAAGAACAGGCTTCCAAAAGCGATCAACCATGTTCAGATAAAATTTCTTCTCAAGAATGGGAAATTAATGAATACCAAAATTTAATACTACCTACATGTACAACATGTTTAATGAACACATTTCATACTATTTACTTTTTCGCAAAtgactaaatatttaaaattaaaataaaaacttgtatGTATTATTTGTGTACTCCTAAATAGATGGAATTTGTATTTAAGATATTAGCAAGATGAATTTTTCTTTGAATATCAAATAGAATTTAATGGGTTTCAGTTTGTTgcgacacacacaccaacCTATTTTCAAACCGTACAAAAATTTCGACAGCTGCGCTCAACTAGCAATGAAATTTTATTGCCATAGGGGGGATTTAGCCCCCAAGAACCCCCTTTGCCAACCAACCGACGCCATTTTCGACTAGCTGAAATCACACAAAAGGCTGCAAGTCCACCgcaaacaaaagaaagttAATTGCCGGGCCAAATAA
It contains:
- the LOC27206228 gene encoding putative RING-H2 finger protein ATL21A, which translates into the protein MSSNSSESLNEIKSLVGKMIFMQVTEHLFLRAQQLLDSEATIEERVRRMEVLNNNMKWFNSERTRILEQLQLKISGQISVEHLNAMNMSENVFELREGLDGLSRRMDSMQEDIKCPICLSPWSSNGRHRVVSLRCGHLFGNSCIRTAIRRSHRCPICRRRALHADVRRIFSRRIMH